Genomic window (Drosophila albomicans strain 15112-1751.03 chromosome X, ASM965048v2, whole genome shotgun sequence):
ACATCGCTGGCATTTGTGATACCAGTGCTGATCGATTTCGTTATACGCGCCCAGGAGCCAAAGGGTCTGGGCACCCTTGTCTATTTGAAGAATATCGCCATATTGATCATTGCCCTGCTGGGTATTGTGACAGGCACGTATCAGAGCATTGTTGAGATTATCAATAAGTTTGTGTGATTGAAGGAAACCATCAATCATCGTTCGTTCCTCTGCTTgccaaatattgtatattgtaaatatgaTATAATCATGTGAATATCTTGTAAcgttatacatatatggtcctcgtattttaagattaatttttttgtccttcgatatatctatatataaatattatttttttttttgtttgttattaattttaagttgTATCTGCTGCCGTgcttttccatatttttttgtatgtggcATTAGTGTTTAATTATCAACTGTTAAATTGGCTTTGAAGCAAAACACACGAAACTACAACCgatatataaaaacaacaaaaatctattattttaataaatgattacaaatcaccaaacattttgtattcatttgcaatttaaatttggcgCCAGCGAACGAGAAAACTTTTGTGTTAGAGTGCAACTCGTTATACAGCACTGTCCCAGGGCTGAAAAGAAATTGTCGTTATTAATCGCTAATCGATTTCACTATTTTATCGCACCGCTTGTCGCGcgttttaataacattttcatatttttatcgatatatcgatttttgaaataaaactgGAATTCTTatctaaaattataatttattgactaacaaacaattaatcaaaatgtaCTCCTCCAGGTCCCGAAAGACTCTTGTTCATGAAGCGTTTTTTAGCAAAGCAGATCCACCATTTATTCGGTTTACCATCGTCCGTATTAAAGACCTTCTCCAGCAATCGGAGACCGGTTTCCTGGCGCAATTGCAGCAGATATTCACGCATTAAATCGGCATTATCCGGCTTGGCATAGACCGAGTTCAATGGAAAACCAGCGTCGCCAGGTAAAGAGAATTTCGCTATAGCCAACGAATATAAATCCTGTTTGCCCTGCTCTTTGTTGGGACAACGCTCGAGGCGTTTTAAGCATTCGGTTATGTAGAGCGTTATGTAGATAAGAACACGATCCACTTCCGACTGCAATGGCATATAGAAACATTGATTAGATACAATTCGAACATgggaataaaatatttatgagtgtgtgtttgtgttgtaaACATACCTTAACTTCATATGTGCGAAAGAAAACGTTCGCTTTGAAATAATTCAGTGAGTCATCAATGATGTCGTTATCAGTATTCACACTGGGCGCTGGCCCCCGTACTTTTGTTCGCAGCGGCAAAATGGCCATATTACCCACTTTCCGCTGGAATTCCTCGATCTCTGAATGATAAGCCTACAAACcagacacaaaacaaaagagaaaaacagaaGTTAGATtttgtaaaattcaaattaatcaCACAACACATTATCATCACACAAAATACTGCACATTAGTCAACGCATACTAGTCATGCACTTTTCATGGCAGGCATTACTTACTGGCATTTTACGCTGGCGGCAATCAACTGAAcattattaacatttaaacatactcaattcaattgttttgcttttatcaaTAAGAATTGTTTTGTATGCGGCAAAATAAGTCAGCCCTGGTCAACCGTTATCGATATTTAACGTTTACGTAGCGAGCTGCCCATAATGTAAATGCAGTATGTTAGTTACCAGTGTCTAATGAGTAATGCGGgaaataagttatttttatgtgtgcaTAATACGGTCACACTGTTCGCACGTTTTgtgttaaaaacaaatatgaagaagaaaacaaaatcgCTGCCGTCGCCTCCACAAAATGCTGAGGAAAGCGAGGACGATGTGGAGCAGTCACAGGAAGACAGCGAGATTGAGAAGGACGACgataacgacgacgacgatgatgaaatGGACTTGGCCAATTTCAATGCATCCGCCaaagcggcaacagcaacagtgccAAAGAAACGGAAAAAGGGCATCATCTATATATCAAATATCCCCAAACACATGAATGTGACGCGAATGCGTGAAATACTCAGTGACTTCGGCAAAGTGGGACGCATCTATTTGCAGCCCGAAAAGCAACCAGGTGAGTGGACAACACGTGCCCCATcaagcaataataacaacaacatttctCTACTTTTTAGGCGGCCCAGACAaggcaaagaaaaagaataagCGCAAAAAGTACAATATACATTTCACCGAGGGATGGGTAGAGTTTGAATCGAAGCGCATTGCCAAACAAATTGTGCCGCTGCTCAACAATAAGCAGATATCAACACGGAAGAAGTCGCAGTTCTATGACTCGCTGTGGAGCATGAAGTATCTGCCACGCTTCAAATGGGTGCATCTCACCGAGCGTATGAACTACGAACAGGCTGTGCACAAGCAACGTTTGCAGACGGAGGTCTCGCAGGCGCGCAAGGAGACCACATTCTTCCAGAACAATCTGGATAAGAGCGAACACCTCAAGAAGTTGGCTAAGAAAGCTAAGAAGCTGGAAAAAGCGTAGTAACAGCTTAATATGTTtactaaatttttttttttactaaactagttcaaaaatatattctttggCGCTAACAACGCTGTTAAATAACGTAAAGTGTGCTCTTTTTTGCGTTTAGCGTGTGCTAAGTTGCGCATTTTGCGTTAACAGCAGCTGTTTCACTTACGCTGAACAACGTCTTACAGCATAATAAAGTATTTGTTGTGATTTCGTATAATCATCTTAACTAATATACAGCGAATAGATAAAATAGCTTGTGGATTCATTGCCACTTACTATGTTTTTAATCTAGCTTAATTatctaattcaatttaaactagACAAATTGGCGCTCACAACGCTGTTAAATTACGTAAAGTGAGCTCCGTTTTGCGCTTAACGCGTGCCATGTTAGCGCATTTAGCGGGTGCACCGCATAAGTCGAGccaatgtttatttatatcattGCGGCTTTTgcataaacattaaaattaataatagaatcaataaaataaacgctaaatttaaaaagcacATTTCTGACGTCAGGCAAAAGGCGTATTGGCATATCAAATGCGTTTCCCAGCAAATGTGTGCAAACTGTTAACCAACTGTTGCGCTCAGGCTCAGACCTGTTAACATTAACAGTCGCGTTTTCAGCTTCAGTCGAAAAAAAACCATCGAACGAGCTGGCGCAACGGCGTCTGCGTGcgtttaaaaattattattattattattttgcttttttttgacaatttgtttttgtttgtttgtgcatTGAAAACTGTGCATTTGTTTGTGATTGAAACGCGACACACTAGTGagttaaataattgaataaaagtgTGCTCGTAAATTGATGATAAACGTGAGCTTTGCGATTGATAAATTGAATTCagactttgttgttgttgatgttggtgGTGTTGGTGTTATTGCGGTTTCTTCTTACAAACTCGTTTACTcgctgtgttttgtttgtttgtattcgctgcagcagcagcagcgcggCACATTCAGATGTAAATttcatgccacacacaacacaaaaaatgaatgGACATTTTTGAGAGAATAAGaactaaattatattcaatgcATTCCCTgttgcgacaacaacaacaagacgaactgcagcaacaacaacaacaacatccacCACCAAGTGAGCGAAGCGACAACGACGCCAACGCGGGCAAcgcagcagaaacaacaacaacaacaatatcaataataacaGTTGGTAAACTGTAGCAACAGTTGAGGCGGCAAAAAGaaacacagagaaagagcgagaaagGGAGACGTATACAGTTGTAAAAGGTAAGCATGCAAATT
Coding sequences:
- the LOC117569341 gene encoding actin-related protein 2/3 complex subunit 3, with amino-acid sequence MPAYHSEIEEFQRKVGNMAILPLRTKVRGPAPSVNTDNDIIDDSLNYFKANVFFRTYEVKSEVDRVLIYITLYITECLKRLERCPNKEQGKQDLYSLAIAKFSLPGDAGFPLNSVYAKPDNADLMREYLLQLRQETGLRLLEKVFNTDDGKPNKWWICFAKKRFMNKSLSGPGGVHFD
- the LOC117569330 gene encoding uncharacterized protein LOC117569330; amino-acid sequence: MKKKTKSLPSPPQNAEESEDDVEQSQEDSEIEKDDDNDDDDDEMDLANFNASAKAATATVPKKRKKGIIYISNIPKHMNVTRMREILSDFGKVGRIYLQPEKQPGGPDKAKKKNKRKKYNIHFTEGWVEFESKRIAKQIVPLLNNKQISTRKKSQFYDSLWSMKYLPRFKWVHLTERMNYEQAVHKQRLQTEVSQARKETTFFQNNLDKSEHLKKLAKKAKKLEKA